The DNA region CCTCGCTCAACGTCCATGCCGACGTGGTGCCGCTGGCGATGGACGGAGGCACGCTCACGCCGCCCGCCGACGCCGCCCTCATGGGCTGGTGGAAGGGCGGCGCCAAGCCCGGTGCGGACGAGGGATCGGTGCTGATCGTCGGCCACACCCTGCACAACGGCGGCGGTGTCCTCGACCGGCTGGGCGAGGTGAACGAGGGCGACGAGATCGTCGTGCGGACCAAGAAGGACGAGTTCAGCTACACCGTCCGGTCGGTGCGCGACCTCTCCAAGGAGCAGGTCGCCAAGCGCAGCTCGAAGCTCTTCGACCCCGACGGCGAGGCGAAGCTGGTCGTGGTGACGTGCGACGACTGGGACGGCACCTCGTTCCAGGGCAACACCGTGGTGGTCGCGGTCCCGGAGGGATGAAGTCGGGGGCGCGGACGCCCGGAAACCCCGGGTGGTGTAAACGGGTCGTAACCTCAGCCCACCGGTCCTCGTTGTTCTGTGAGTCACATCACCTACGAACAGAGGCCCCCACATGCTCCGCACCCGTAGCTCCGTACGCCGCGCCGCAGCAATCGCCGCCGGCACTCTGACCGCCGCGCTCGTCCCGGCCCTGATCCCGACCCCGGCCCACGCCTGGGCGCCGGCGGACACGGCCACCATCACCCCGGGCGTGATGATGTACACCGACGGTGCCCAGTGCACCGCCAACTTCGTCTTCGCCGACTCCGCGGCCAACGTCTACGTCGGCTACGCCGCTCACTGCGCCGGTCTCGGCGAGGCCACCGACACCAACGGCTGCGCCGCCGAGTCGCTCCCGCTGGGCACCCCGGTGACCTTCAACGAGGGCGGCTCGCTGCTGAGCGAGGGCACCGTCCTGGGCAAGGGGAAGCTGGTCTACTCCTCCTGGCTGACCATGAAGAAGCTGGGCACCAAGGACGAGGACACCTGCGCCTACAACGACTTCGCCCTGGTCAAGGTGGACGCCGCCGACGCGGGCAAGGTCAACCCGAGCGTGCCGATCTGGGGCGGCCCGACCGGCATCGACACCGACGGCACCGTGGCCGGTGACAAGGTCTACTCCTACGGCAACTCCTCGCTGCGCGCCGACGTCGACCTGCTCTCGCCGAAGATCGGCCTCTCCCTGGGCGACGACGTCAACGGCACCCGCTGGTCGCACCCGCTCTACAACCTCACCCCCGGCATCCCCGGTGACTCCGGCTCGGGCTTCCTGAACGCCGACGGCAAGGCGGTCGGCACGCTGTCGACCCTGGGCCTGGCTCCGCTGGCGGGCTCCAACAACATCGGTGACATGGACCTCGAGCTGAAGTTCGCCCAGGCGAACTCGGGCATCTCCGGTCTGCATCTGGTCAACGGCACGGAGCCCTTCAGCCCCATCCTGTGACACCGCGCTAGCCTGCCGGACATGAGTGACCGGGAGGCGTACGTGGAGGCCGTTCTGCGTCTCGTCGAGCAGATCCCTCGCGGGAAGGTGACGACGTACGGTGCGATCGCCGATGCCCTCTTCGACGAGTTCGGAGGTGGGCCTCGGCAGGTCGGTTCGGTGATGGCGCGCGAGGGCGCGGGAATGCCGTGGTGGCGGGTGGTGCGGGCCGATGGCTCGCTCCCCGCCTCCCACGGCGAGGAGGCCCGGCAGGCCTATCTCGAGGAGGGCACGCCGCGACGCGTCTCGGGGGCGGTGGACCTGCGCCAGGCGATGTGGCTGCCGCCTACGATGATCCCGTGATGTATCGCGTCCTCCACGCCATCGTGCCGCCCGTCCTCCGAGCAGTCTGGCGCCCTACGGTGACGGGGGCCGAGAACGTCCCGCGCACCGGTGGGGTGATCCTGGCCAGCAACCACCTCAGCTTCGCCGACTCCATCGTGATCCCGTCGGTCTCGCCCCGGCCGGTGCACTTCCTGGCCAAGTCCGACTACTTCACCGGCACCGGGATCAAGGGTGCTGCCCAGCGCGCGTGGTTCGAGGGCATGGGGATGCTGCCGGTCGACCGCGACGACCCGCAGGCCGCGCTCGGCTCGCTGGAGGTCGCGCTGGAGGTCCTCGGCAAGGGCGAGGCGTTCGGGATCTACCCGGAGGGCACCCGCTCGCGCGACGGGCGGCTCTACCGCGGGCGTACGGGGGTGGCGCACCTGGCGCTGACCGCCGGCGTACCCGTGGTGCCGGTGGGGCTGCGGGGGACCGCGGAGCTGCAGCCGGTGGGGTCGAGCCTGCCGCGGCTGGCGAAGGTCACGGTCGAGTTCGGAGAGCCGATCCAGGTGGCCGGGCGCTTCGACGGCGTACCTCTGGGCAAGGCCCGCCGGGTCATCACCGACGAGGTGATGGAGGCGATCGCCGCGCTGAGCGGCCAGGACGTGGCCGGGGTCTACAACGAGCGGCCGGCCGACGCCTGATCGCCTGTTGCGCTGGGGCCCGAAGGGGCGCACTCTGGAGGGTGACCCAGTACATCAGAGGGCTAGCAGCCGAGGTGAGGCAGATGGCCACGACGACCGTGTTGCAGGAAGAGCTGCGACACAAGCACGAAGAGCTCGCTGGGCGCCTGGCCCACGCTCGGAGCATCATCGCCAGGCCGGAGCAGACCCGTCGGGGCTGCCCGCCGATCGACCAGTTCAACGCCGGTACGTCTCGACACCTGCACGCGGTGGACGAGGCGCTGCTGCCGGCCGTCAGGTCCGAGTGCGAGGGCGGGGGGCGTCTGGTCCACGACTATCTCCCCACGGCCAAGCACCTGGAGGTGCTCCTCTTCCACGTGAAGGCGCACGAGTACGGCTCCACCTGGGAGACCGCCCACGAGTGGCCGACGCTCTGGGGCGAGGTCGAGGAGGCGCTCTACGCCCAGGAGGAGAAGGAGGACGAGCTGGTCGCGCACCTCGCCGAGGAGGCCTCCGACGACGTGCTCGTCCTCGTCGCGGCGCGGTTGACGGTGGCCGAGCGGAGGGCGCCCTCCCGCCCGCACCCCTACCTGCCTCACACCGGCCTGCCCGGGAAGGTCGTACGCCGCGTGGCGCGGCCCGTCGACGCGATCTGGGACAAGGTCGAGGGCCGTTCGGTCGGCGGGCCGAAGCCGATGCCGCACAAGGCGCCGGGGCTGCTCGGGCAGTATCTGCTCGGCGATCCGCGCTTTCCCGAGGAACCGGCTGACGACACCCGGCACAATGAGCCGGGTGACCGCTGATCCCATCACCTCCGACCTCGATCTCGCGCCGCACCCCGAGGGCGGGGCGTTCCGGCAGACCTGGGCCGCCCCCGAGACCGTGACCCTGCCCGACGGCCGCGTGCGCCCGACCGCGACCCTGATCTACTTCCGGCTCCTGGCCGGGGAGTCGTCCGCGTGGCACCGCGTCGCCTCCGACGAGATCTGGCTGGCCCACACCGGCGTCGTGTCCCTGCAGTACGGCGGCGCCGGTGTGGCCCCGGTCGACGGCGAGACCGTGCTCGTCGGGGTGGACGTCGCCGCCGGCCAGGTGCCGCAGGCGGTCGTGCCGGCGGGGGTGTGGCAGCGTACGGTCCCCTCGGCCGAGGACGCGCTCGTCTCCTGCGTGGTCTCGCCCGGGTTCGACTTCGACGACTTCGAGCTCGCCGCAGAGTCAGGCGTCACGGAGTAGGACCGATGGAGTACGCCTTCGAAGGAGCCGTGATCGAGTGGCGCGGGCCGGCGCCGTTCTACTACGTCCCCATGCCCGTCGAGGACGCCGAGGACCTCAAGGAGGACGCCCGCGGTCTCGAGTACTGGGGCCAGGTCGCCGTCACCGCCACCATCGGCGCGACCACCTTCACCACCGCGCTCTTCCCCAAGGACGGCACCTACCTGCTGCCCCTGAAGGTCGTCGTGCGGAAGGCGGAGGGGATCGACCTCGACGATGTCGTCGCGGTGCGGATGAGGTTGGGGCACGACGTCTGAGTGTCGGTGCTCTCTGATTGGCTGGTCCTGTGAGTGTCGCGTACCGCCTTGCCCCGCCGCCGAGTGCTGCCGCCGTGCCGGTGCTCGACGAGCACCAGCGGTCGGTCGTGGAGCATCCCGGCGGGCCGCTCCTGGTGCTGGCCGGGCCCGGGACGGGCAAGACCACCACGCTGGTGGAGGCGGTGGTCGACCGGATCGAGAACCGCGGCGTACGTCCCGACCAGCTGCTGGCGCTGACCTTCTCCCGCAAGGCGGCCGAGCAGCTGCGTGACCGGGTGACGGCGCGGCTGGGCCGGACGCTGTCCGGGGCGGTCTCCTCGACGTTCCACTCCTTCGCCTACGGGCTGGTGCGGAGGTACGCGCCGGCCGAGCTCTACGCCGCCCCGCTGACGCTGCTCTCGGCCCCCGAGGCCGATGTGGTGCTGCAGGAGCTGCTGGCCGACAACCCGGAGTCGGTGCGGTGGCCGGAGCGGTTCCGGATGGCGGTCGGCACCCGCGGGTTCGCGCGCGAGGTGCAGACCGTGATCGCGCGGGCGCGCGAGCGTGGGCTCGATCCCGACCAGCTGGTCGCGCTCGGCCGTGACGAGGGGATCGAGGAGTTCGTCGCCGCCGGGTGGTTCCTGGAGCAGTATCTGGACGTGCTCGGCGCCCAGTCGGCCATCGACTACCCCGACCTGATCATGCGCGGCGTGATCGAGGCCGAGCGGCACGCGGCCGAGCTGCGGGCCGAGTTCGCGTGCGTGTTCGTGGACGAATACCAGGACACCGACCCGAGCCAGGTCGCGCTGCTGCAGGCGCTGGCGGGCGACGGCCGCGACCTGATCGTGGTCGGCGACCCGGACCAGTCGATCTACGGGTTCCGGGGCGCGGACGTCAACGGGATCCTCGACTTCCCGTCGCAGTTCCTGACCCGCGAGCGCCGGCATGCGCCGGTGGTCGCCCTGGGCACCACCCGCCGGTTCGGCTCCCGGCTGCTGCGGGCGTCGCGGTCGATCGCCGCGGGCATCTCGGTGCGTGGCTCGATCCCGGCCTCGGCCTACGACACCTTCCGCAACCCGCATCCGCTGGCCTCCGACCCGGGCCGTGCCGAGGTGCTCACCTTCGACACCGACCGCGCCGAGACCGAGCACATCGCCGACCTGCTGCGCCGGGCGCATCTCGAGGACGGCCTCGACTGGTCCGACATGGCGGTCCTGGTGCGCTCGGGCCGCACCTCGATCCCGCAGCTGCGCCGGTCGCTGACCGCCGCCGGTGTCCCGGTCGAGGTCGCCTCCGACGAGACTCCGCTCGTCCGCGAGCCCGCCGCGGCCGTCCTCCTCGACGCGCTCGGGGTCGTGGTCGACGCCGACGTCGAGTCGGACCTCGACGAGCGCTACGTACGCCCCGAGCGCTGCGAGGAGCTGCTCACCGGCCCGCTCGGCGGCCTCGACGCCACCGACGTCCGCGCGCTCGTCCGCACCCTGCGGGCTCGCTTCCCGGACGTCGCTGCGCACGATCTCGTACGTCGCGCCGTTCTCGATCCGACGCTGCTCGCCGCCTCCGCTGGTCGAGCCGCGAGGCCGCCTGCGGCCGAGCGTGTCGAGACCAACACAGTCGAATCGAGCGCCGATGGCGACCGTGTTGGTCTCGACACGGATTCGCTCGTACCTCACGAATCCGGCTCGACCAGCGGGGCTGGCGGGGAGCGGGTGCTGGGACGCGTACGCCGGCTCGCGGTGCTTCTCGCCGAGGCCCGGGCGACGCTGAAGGACGGCGCCGGGGCGGAGCAGGTGCTGTGGACGCTGTGGGACGGTGCCGAGTGGGGGCAGCGGCTGCGGGCGCAGGTCGAGTCGGGCGGTCCCGCGGCACGGCTGGCCCACCGTGACCTGGACGCGGTCGTGGCTCTCTTCGACACCGCCGCCAAGATCGAGGGCCGTCAGGAGTTCACCTCGGTCGAGACCTTCCTGGCCACCCTGCGCGCCCAGGAGATCCCGGCCGACACCCTGGCCGACAAGGGTGTGCGTGGCTCCTCGGTGCGGCTGCTCACCGCCCACCGCTCCAAGGGCCTGGAGTGGGGTCTCGTCGTCGTCGCCCACGTCCAGGAGGGTGCGTGGCCCGACCTGCGCCGTCGCGACTCGCTCCTCGGCCCCGACCGGATCGCCCCGGCACTGCCGGACGGTCGTCATGGCGGGCTGCTGCCGCCGCTGACCCGGTCGGCGATGCTCGCCGAGGAGCGCCGGCTCTTCTACGTCGCCGCCACCCGCGCCCGGTCCCGGCTGGTCGTGACCGCGGTGAAGTCGCCCGACGACGACGGCGACCAGCCGTCGCGGTTCATCAACGAGCTCGGCCTGCGCGAGGACCAGATCCGGCACCGGGTCGGCCGGCCGGCGCGCCCGCTCTCGCTCGCCGGCCTGGTCGCAGAGCTGCGCCGCACCGCCGCCGACCCGGCTCAGCCCCTCGCGCTGCGCGAGGCCGCCGCGAGGAGGCTGCAGAAGCTGGCCGCCACCGAGGTGCGCGGCAAGCGGATCGCCCTCGCCGCGGATCCCTCGACCTGGTGGGGGCTGCGGGCCCCGACGTACGCCTCGGCCGCGGTCCGTCCCGAGGACCGTCCGATCACGCTGAGCGCGTCCGCGCTGGAGGCGATCCTGACCTGTCCCGCGCAGTGGTTCCTGGCCCGTGAGGCGGGCGGCGCGGTCACGGACTCCTCGAGCCAGGGCTTCGGCAAGGTGGTGCACGCGATCGCCGAGCAGCTCGCCCGTGGCGACCTCGACGCCGCCACCGTCGAGGACCTGATGCCGTTCGTGGACGAGGTGTGGGGCCGCCTCGAGTTCCGTACGCCCTGGTCCGCCGCCCGTGAGCGGGAGGCGGTCCGGGAGGTGCTTGCCCGGTTCCTGACCTGGCACCGGCGTCCCGGCGCGCGCACGGTGATCGGGTTCGAGGAGCAGCTGACCGCGAAGGTCTCGCTCCCCAGCGGGGAGACGGTGCGGCTCAACGGCTACGCCGACCGGCTGGAGCTCGACGAGAGCGGCCGGATCGTGGTGGTCGACCTGAAGACCGGGAAGTACCCGCCCACCGCGCAGGAGGTCAAGGAGCACGGCCAGCTCGGCCTCTACCAGCTGGCGGTGGAGCACGGTGCGGCCGCGTCGCTGGCGGAGGGCGCGACCTCCGGGGGAGCGGAGCTGATCCAGCTGCGCCACCCGGCGGGTTCGGGGAGCGAGCTGCCGAAGGTGCAGGTGCAGGCACCGGAGCCGCCCGAGATCATCAACCAGCTGGAGAAGGCGGTGGCGACGGTGCGCGCCGAGGAGTTCGTGGCCAGGCCCGGCAAGCAGTGCGACCGGTGCCAGTTCGTGGCGCTCTGCCCGGCGCAGACCTCGGGATCGGTGCTCTCATGAACCCGATGAGGGTCGAGACCCCCGAGGAGCTCGCCAAGCTGATGGGCCACGACTGGCTCTACAGCGAGGAGCAGTTCCGCGCGATCACCGCACCGCTGGAGCCGGCCGTGGTGATCGCCGGTGCCGGGTCCGGCAAGACGGCGGTCATGGCCGCCCGCGTCGTGTGGCTGGTCGCCACCGGCCGGGTGCTTCCCGGGGAGGTGCTCGGTCTGACCTTCACCACGAAGGCGACCGCCGAGCTGGCCACCAGGATCCGGGAGTCGCTGCAGAAGGCCGGCCTGTGGCCGGAGCGTCGCGAGGGCCCGCCGCGGCCCGGCGAGGACGCGGAGGAGGAGCCGACCGAGCCGACGGTCGCGACCTACCACTCCTACGCCTCCGGCCTGCTCTCCGAGCACGGGCTGCGGATCGGGCACGAGCCCGACACCCGGCTGATCGCCGACGCGACCCGCTACCAGCTCGCCGCGCGGGCGGTGGCCCGGCACACCCACCCGGTGGAGAAGCTGACCGACTACCCGAAGCTGGCCGTGCAGCAGTTGCTCGCGCTCGACTCCGAGCTCTCCGAGCATCTCGTCGACCCC from Nocardioides luteus includes:
- a CDS encoding lysophospholipid acyltransferase family protein, whose translation is MYRVLHAIVPPVLRAVWRPTVTGAENVPRTGGVILASNHLSFADSIVIPSVSPRPVHFLAKSDYFTGTGIKGAAQRAWFEGMGMLPVDRDDPQAALGSLEVALEVLGKGEAFGIYPEGTRSRDGRLYRGRTGVAHLALTAGVPVVPVGLRGTAELQPVGSSLPRLAKVTVEFGEPIQVAGRFDGVPLGKARRVITDEVMEAIAALSGQDVAGVYNERPADA
- a CDS encoding DUF1905 domain-containing protein is translated as MEYAFEGAVIEWRGPAPFYYVPMPVEDAEDLKEDARGLEYWGQVAVTATIGATTFTTALFPKDGTYLLPLKVVVRKAEGIDLDDVVAVRMRLGHDV
- a CDS encoding class F sortase gives rise to the protein MSNGQPSLRTFIGEIFVVVLVVAVGVLGYAAYDYYTKIDEAQKSNAAPPATTSSIPAEALAEVPKKKGKVRGVSIPSLNVHADVVPLAMDGGTLTPPADAALMGWWKGGAKPGADEGSVLIVGHTLHNGGGVLDRLGEVNEGDEIVVRTKKDEFSYTVRSVRDLSKEQVAKRSSKLFDPDGEAKLVVVTCDDWDGTSFQGNTVVVAVPEG
- a CDS encoding ATP-dependent helicase yields the protein MSVAYRLAPPPSAAAVPVLDEHQRSVVEHPGGPLLVLAGPGTGKTTTLVEAVVDRIENRGVRPDQLLALTFSRKAAEQLRDRVTARLGRTLSGAVSSTFHSFAYGLVRRYAPAELYAAPLTLLSAPEADVVLQELLADNPESVRWPERFRMAVGTRGFAREVQTVIARARERGLDPDQLVALGRDEGIEEFVAAGWFLEQYLDVLGAQSAIDYPDLIMRGVIEAERHAAELRAEFACVFVDEYQDTDPSQVALLQALAGDGRDLIVVGDPDQSIYGFRGADVNGILDFPSQFLTRERRHAPVVALGTTRRFGSRLLRASRSIAAGISVRGSIPASAYDTFRNPHPLASDPGRAEVLTFDTDRAETEHIADLLRRAHLEDGLDWSDMAVLVRSGRTSIPQLRRSLTAAGVPVEVASDETPLVREPAAAVLLDALGVVVDADVESDLDERYVRPERCEELLTGPLGGLDATDVRALVRTLRARFPDVAAHDLVRRAVLDPTLLAASAGRAARPPAAERVETNTVESSADGDRVGLDTDSLVPHESGSTSGAGGERVLGRVRRLAVLLAEARATLKDGAGAEQVLWTLWDGAEWGQRLRAQVESGGPAARLAHRDLDAVVALFDTAAKIEGRQEFTSVETFLATLRAQEIPADTLADKGVRGSSVRLLTAHRSKGLEWGLVVVAHVQEGAWPDLRRRDSLLGPDRIAPALPDGRHGGLLPPLTRSAMLAEERRLFYVAATRARSRLVVTAVKSPDDDGDQPSRFINELGLREDQIRHRVGRPARPLSLAGLVAELRRTAADPAQPLALREAAARRLQKLAATEVRGKRIALAADPSTWWGLRAPTYASAAVRPEDRPITLSASALEAILTCPAQWFLAREAGGAVTDSSSQGFGKVVHAIAEQLARGDLDAATVEDLMPFVDEVWGRLEFRTPWSAAREREAVREVLARFLTWHRRPGARTVIGFEEQLTAKVSLPSGETVRLNGYADRLELDESGRIVVVDLKTGKYPPTAQEVKEHGQLGLYQLAVEHGAAASLAEGATSGGAELIQLRHPAGSGSELPKVQVQAPEPPEIINQLEKAVATVRAEEFVARPGKQCDRCQFVALCPAQTSGSVLS
- a CDS encoding MGMT family protein: MSDREAYVEAVLRLVEQIPRGKVTTYGAIADALFDEFGGGPRQVGSVMAREGAGMPWWRVVRADGSLPASHGEEARQAYLEEGTPRRVSGAVDLRQAMWLPPTMIP
- a CDS encoding cupin domain-containing protein, producing MSRVTADPITSDLDLAPHPEGGAFRQTWAAPETVTLPDGRVRPTATLIYFRLLAGESSAWHRVASDEIWLAHTGVVSLQYGGAGVAPVDGETVLVGVDVAAGQVPQAVVPAGVWQRTVPSAEDALVSCVVSPGFDFDDFELAAESGVTE